TAGGTACTCTATGAAGATATGTCTCAATTGTAAAACCAACGAGCTCTTCTATGTCTATCATATCGCTTCATCGTCCAGTCTACTCATTTGCTAATCTGTGTACATGATATGAACAGCTCAGGTCGCTACTTCATCCATATCTGGCGTATATCTCAAGTTTGGCGGCAGGAGGGGCTTCGGTGGCCACTCTCCCGGCTCAAAGCCACATGTAAACAAATGCACCCCAGACCCAAAGACTTGGTGTGGCTCCTCCGTCTCAGACTCTACATCAACCCTCAAGTCGCAAGGCAATGTGACGACGGCGTGGGAGTTGGGTGGTACCACTAGCTCCATCTTGAACTTTTCCTTCTCTGGCGCCTCTTGGTTTAACCTCCACCAACACTTGACCAGTCCGTACGGCCCGTCAAATTCCACCTTGGCGTGTGTAAGATTGCCTCCTGGAACTGGCCGTACTCGTATCCTCTTCCATCCAGGATCCAACGGACTGATTCCACCAACCGATGAGTGAAGCCAGTCAGCGACAGCACCAAGAGCATAGTGGTTGAAGCTCGTCATCCGTCCAGGATTGATGCGTCCATCGGGCAACATACTATCCCATCGCTCCCACATGGTAGTCGCGCCCATAGTCACCGGATAAAGCCAACTTGGGCATGATTGTTCAAGTAAGAGTCGATATGCTAGTTGTGGCTGACATGTCGCTGTCAAGGCGGGCGTGATGACCAGTGTGCCCGCGAAGCCGGTCGCGATGCGAAAGCGACCGTTGCGCACGAGCTTCGACAGGTTCTGAGCTGCGTTGCGTAGCTGTTTCTTATCCTTGTAAAGACCGAATCGTACTGCCAGGGCGATACCGGTCTGTGTGTTTGACATGAGGTTGCCAACAGGTGAGATGTACTTGTCCTGGAAGAGACGTTTCAAAGTCGCGGCATCAGCTGCGTACTTTTCTGCGAGATCCGACTTGTCAAGAATCTTGCATACTGCAGCAAACACTCCCGTGACATGTACGAGATATGCGTCTGCGACAAGCACCTTGTCCGTGAGAGCAAGAGCCGGACTTTGAGGTGGCGCGTTCGGGTCCAGCCAGTCACCAAATTGCCACCGGTAAAAGTCCCAGAGCCCGTCATCGCCTCTATCCACGCCTTGGTCAAGCCAAGCTTGCATGCTGCTAAACTGCCGTTCCAGCAGAGCCTTATCGCCGCTGAAATTATAGAGGTCGTGGGGCGTCAACACTGTAACGTCGTGCCAGATGGCTTGAGGAATCCGTGGCCAGTCCGGCAACGGTACGTCAGGACACACAAAACCAGGTATTCCACCTCGGTCTTCCTCTAATTGCTCCGCAGAGAGGTCTTGGAGCCAGTTCTCAAGGAATCCCACAGTATCGTATAAGAAACTCGCCGTGGGACAAAAGATCTGGATATCTCCCGTCCAGCCGAGTCTCTCATCACGCTGTGGGCAATCGGTGGGGATTGACAAGAAGTTTCCCTTCATCGACCAAACGATGTTGGCATGAAGCTTGTTAAGTGCCCCATTTGATGACTCAAAGTATCCTCTTCGCTTCATGTCACTGTGCATCACCAGTGCTGAAAGGTTTTGGACGAGGTCATCGTCAGAGCCTGGCCAGCCATCAACCTGGACGTACCGAAAGCCGTGAAAGGTGAACTTGGGGGTCCAATCTTTTACAGTGGTACTAGAGCCAATGATTGTGTCTTCGCATTTTGCGTCGCATAGTGGTCGCGTCCCAAGTTCTCCAAACTCGAGGACTTCAGCATGTCGAAAGACGAGTCGAGCGTCTGTGGGCAAGAAGACGGAGTCCACTCTGACCTTTCCTACCAAGTTTTGCCCAAAGTCCACTATGGTCTTTCCGCCTGGAGATCTGATGATTTCCTTTGGCGTCCTGGTTTCTATGATTCGAATGGGAGGGCTGTTCGTCGTAACGAGGCTCGTCTGTTGCGGTCGAGGGATTGTTTTTGCAGGCACCCAGCTCTTGGCTGAATTACGCGTGTTCTTGCTGGGGGTCTTCCACTCGGGATCTTCCAGTCGCATGTCATATACCTCGCCGTTGTATAGCTCGCTCGAAGTAATGGCGCTGGGTCCGCAAACCCATGTTTCATCGGTGCCCAAAGTCCAGGTCCCTGACGACGAGACAACTTCAAGTTGTGCCATGACGGCAATGTCCTTGCCTCCGTAGACAAACCTCGAGCCTCCACGAAATCCGAGCTTGGTGGCGTACCAGCCCTCTGCTGCTTCGATGGAAAGTATGTTGCTGCCTGTGGTGTTGAGATACGGGCCGACATCGATGGCGCGATATGTGAGGCGATGGTTGTAGCTGGTCCAGCCTGGGGCCAT
This region of Fusarium keratoplasticum isolate Fu6.1 chromosome 7, whole genome shotgun sequence genomic DNA includes:
- a CDS encoding Alpha-L-rhamnosidase, with protein sequence MSTTEPLEVTKPIFEHHPDGFGVSCRRPRLSWKVTDPRDVRDWVQAAYEIELTSTETGASELFRVASEESILVPWPGQELHSRQRVSVRVRCWGKSISPASENDLQDGVPTAWSPVATAETALLDQNEWTASFITSSTKFGSEWPLHPLRFRRQFDLPPSATTFTTCRLYITALGVFEAYLNGHAISDECMAPGWTSYNHRLTYRAIDVGPYLNTTGSNILSIEAAEGWYATKLGFRGGSRFVYGGKDIAVMAQLEVVSSSGTWTLGTDETWVCGPSAITSSELYNGEVYDMRLEDPEWKTPSKNTRNSAKSWVPAKTIPRPQQTSLVTTNSPPIRIIETRTPKEIIRSPGGKTIVDFGQNLVGKVRVDSVFLPTDARLVFRHAEVLEFGELGTRPLCDAKCEDTIIGSSTTVKDWTPKFTFHGFRYVQVDGWPGSDDDLVQNLSALVMHSDMKRRGYFESSNGALNKLHANIVWSMKGNFLSIPTDCPQRDERLGWTGDIQIFCPTASFLYDTVGFLENWLQDLSAEQLEEDRGGIPGFVCPDVPLPDWPRIPQAIWHDVTVLTPHDLYNFSGDKALLERQFSSMQAWLDQGVDRGDDGLWDFYRWQFGDWLDPNAPPQSPALALTDKVLVADAYLVHVTGVFAAVCKILDKSDLAEKYAADAATLKRLFQDKYISPVGNLMSNTQTGIALAVRFGLYKDKKQLRNAAQNLSKLVRNGRFRIATGFAGTLVITPALTATCQPQLAYRLLLEQSCPSWLYPVTMGATTMWERWDSMLPDGRINPGRMTSFNHYALGAVADWLHSSVGGISPLDPGWKRIRVRPVPGGNLTHAKVEFDGPYGLVKCWWRLNQEAPEKEKFKMELVVPPNSHAVVTLPCDLRVDVESETEEPHQVFGSGVHLFTCGFEPGEWPPKPLLPPNLRYTPDMDEVAT